One region of Streptomyces rishiriensis genomic DNA includes:
- a CDS encoding ROK family transcriptional regulator: MGVNLPALRSHNTSLVLDLLRTAGPDGISRLELAERAGLTPQAVSKITARLREEGLAAEAGRRASTGGKPRTVLRLVPEAGHAVGVHLDRDELRMVLVDLDGRVVGERCVPFSLGAGAEAVLDALLGEVTEMLSEALGGGALSAPLGVGVALPGPLDHARGVLHRVTGFPEWDGFPLRDVLEARLGVPVVVDKDTNAAALGLAVGGERGSFACLYLGTGLGAGLVIGGTVHRGARTGAGEFGHQVIQLDGPPCSCGNRGCVEALCLAAIRRGDVAEAARVLGEGAANLAGLLDIDAVLLGGRTIAAAPEPFVRGVAAVLDAHARREGSREGPVPVRLAPGGPRAVAEGAAQLLLAPVFGRGDG; this comes from the coding sequence GTGGGCGTGAACCTGCCGGCCCTGCGCAGCCACAACACCTCGCTCGTGCTCGACCTGCTGCGCACCGCAGGACCCGACGGCATCAGCCGGCTGGAGCTCGCCGAACGCGCCGGTCTCACCCCGCAGGCGGTCAGCAAGATCACCGCCCGGCTGCGGGAGGAGGGGCTGGCGGCGGAGGCCGGCCGTCGCGCGTCCACCGGCGGCAAGCCGCGCACGGTCCTGCGGCTGGTCCCGGAGGCCGGTCACGCGGTCGGCGTCCACCTCGACCGGGACGAACTGAGGATGGTGCTGGTCGATCTCGACGGCCGCGTGGTGGGCGAGCGGTGCGTCCCGTTCTCCCTGGGCGCGGGGGCGGAGGCGGTCCTGGACGCGCTGCTCGGCGAGGTGACGGAGATGTTGTCGGAGGCACTCGGAGGCGGCGCCCTCTCGGCTCCGCTCGGTGTCGGAGTGGCGCTTCCGGGGCCGCTCGACCATGCCCGCGGTGTGCTGCACCGGGTCACCGGCTTCCCGGAGTGGGACGGTTTTCCGCTGCGGGACGTGCTGGAGGCGCGGCTCGGGGTGCCCGTGGTCGTCGACAAGGACACCAACGCCGCCGCGCTCGGCCTCGCGGTCGGCGGCGAACGCGGCTCCTTCGCCTGCCTGTATCTCGGTACGGGCCTGGGCGCGGGCCTGGTGATCGGTGGGACCGTGCACCGGGGTGCCCGCACCGGGGCGGGGGAGTTCGGACACCAGGTCATCCAGCTGGACGGGCCGCCCTGTTCCTGCGGCAACCGGGGCTGCGTCGAGGCGCTGTGCCTCGCGGCCATCCGCCGGGGGGATGTGGCCGAGGCGGCGCGGGTGCTCGGCGAGGGCGCCGCGAACCTGGCCGGTCTGCTCGACATCGACGCCGTGCTGCTGGGCGGCCGCACCATCGCGGCCGCGCCGGAGCCGTTCGTGCGGGGAGTCGCCGCCGTCCTCGACGCCCACGCGCGCCGCGAGGGTTCACG
- a CDS encoding Gfo/Idh/MocA family protein, whose product MTGRTTDANDSATGTETGTGASPAAPPLRVGLIGYGLAGSVFHAPLIAATEGLALDTVVTSNPERQAQARAEFPDVRVAATPDDLLARAGELDLVVIASPNKTHVPLATAALKAGLPVVVDKPVAGTADEARGLAALAEERGLLLSVFQNRRWDNDFLTLRKLLDEGELGDVWRFESRFERWRPLPKGGWRESGDPAEIGGLLYDLGSHLVDQALVLFGPVVSVYAEADVRRPGAQADDDTFLALTHASGVRSHLYASATTSQLGPRFRVLGTKAGYVKYGLDPQEAALREGGRPDGTPGWGTEPEELWGRVGAGESPLTGGGRPEQSLPGDYPAYYAAVARALIDGGPNPVTATEAAAALDVLEAARRSARDKVAVTL is encoded by the coding sequence ATGACTGGACGCACCACTGACGCGAACGACTCCGCAACAGGCACCGAGACCGGCACCGGCGCCTCCCCGGCCGCTCCTCCCCTCCGCGTGGGCCTGATCGGATACGGCCTGGCGGGCTCCGTGTTCCACGCCCCGCTGATCGCCGCCACCGAGGGCCTCGCCCTGGACACGGTGGTCACCTCGAACCCCGAGCGGCAGGCGCAGGCCCGCGCCGAGTTCCCGGACGTCCGCGTCGCCGCCACTCCCGACGACCTCCTCGCCCGGGCCGGCGAGCTGGACCTGGTCGTCATCGCGTCCCCGAACAAGACGCACGTCCCGCTCGCGACCGCCGCGCTGAAGGCCGGCCTGCCGGTCGTCGTCGACAAGCCCGTCGCCGGCACCGCTGACGAGGCGCGCGGGCTGGCCGCGCTCGCCGAGGAACGCGGCCTGCTGCTCTCCGTCTTCCAGAACCGCCGCTGGGACAACGACTTCCTGACCCTCCGCAAGCTGCTGGACGAGGGCGAACTGGGCGACGTCTGGCGCTTCGAGTCCCGGTTCGAGCGCTGGCGGCCGCTGCCGAAGGGCGGTTGGCGGGAGTCCGGCGACCCGGCAGAGATCGGAGGTCTGCTCTACGACCTCGGCAGTCACCTCGTCGACCAGGCGCTGGTGCTGTTCGGCCCCGTGGTCTCCGTCTACGCCGAGGCCGACGTCCGCAGGCCGGGTGCGCAGGCCGACGACGACACCTTCCTCGCGCTGACGCACGCGAGCGGCGTCCGCTCGCACCTCTACGCCTCCGCTACGACGTCCCAACTCGGTCCGCGCTTCCGGGTGCTGGGCACGAAGGCGGGCTATGTGAAGTACGGCCTGGATCCTCAGGAGGCGGCCCTGCGGGAGGGCGGACGGCCCGACGGCACCCCCGGCTGGGGCACCGAACCCGAGGAGCTGTGGGGCCGCGTCGGCGCCGGGGAGTCCCCGCTGACCGGCGGCGGACGACCCGAACAGAGTCTGCCCGGCGACTACCCGGCCTACTACGCTGCGGTGGCCAGGGCACTGATCGACGGCGGCCCCAACCCGGTGACCGCCACCGAGGCGGCCGCCGCCCTGGACGTACTGGAGGCGGCCCGCCGTTCGGCACGAGACAAGGTGGCGGTGACGCTGTGA
- a CDS encoding fumarylacetoacetate hydrolase family protein, whose amino-acid sequence MKLLRVGTAGSERPALLDPEGVLRDLSGVVPDIDGALLADDEALDRVREAAGSGELPVLDATGLRIGPPLARIGKVVCIGLNYHDHARETGTEPPSEPVVFFKAADTVVGPYDTVLVPRRSLKTDWEVELAVVIGRTARYLESAQDGLAHVAGYAVAHDVSEREFQIERGGTWDKGKNCETFNPLGPWLVTADEVADPQDLSLKLWVNGELKQDGTTAEQIFPVGEVVRYVSQFMTLYPGDVINTGTPAGVAMGEPEPKPYLRAGDVVELEIAGLGRQRQEFKDA is encoded by the coding sequence ATGAAGCTGCTGCGAGTCGGCACGGCGGGATCGGAGCGGCCGGCGCTGCTCGACCCCGAGGGGGTTCTGCGGGACCTCTCGGGGGTCGTCCCGGACATCGACGGAGCGCTGCTCGCCGACGACGAGGCGCTCGACCGGGTCCGGGAGGCCGCCGGGTCCGGAGAGCTGCCGGTGCTGGACGCGACCGGGCTGCGCATCGGGCCGCCGCTGGCCCGGATCGGCAAGGTCGTGTGCATCGGGCTGAACTACCACGACCACGCCCGCGAGACGGGGACCGAGCCGCCCTCCGAGCCTGTCGTCTTCTTCAAGGCTGCGGACACGGTCGTGGGGCCCTACGACACCGTCCTCGTGCCGCGCCGGTCCCTCAAGACCGACTGGGAGGTGGAGCTGGCGGTCGTCATCGGCCGCACGGCCCGCTATCTGGAGTCGGCGCAGGACGGGCTCGCACATGTCGCGGGATACGCCGTCGCGCACGACGTGTCGGAGCGGGAGTTCCAGATCGAGCGGGGCGGGACCTGGGACAAGGGAAAGAACTGCGAGACGTTCAATCCGCTCGGCCCGTGGCTGGTGACGGCCGACGAGGTCGCCGACCCGCAGGACCTCTCCCTGAAGCTCTGGGTCAACGGGGAGTTGAAGCAGGACGGGACCACGGCGGAGCAGATCTTCCCGGTGGGGGAGGTCGTCCGGTACGTCAGCCAGTTCATGACCCTGTACCCGGGGGACGTCATCAACACCGGCACGCCCGCGGGGGTCGCGATGGGCGAGCCGGAGCCCAAGCCGTACCTGCGGGCCGGGGACGTGGTGGAGCTGGAGATCGCCGGACTAGGACGCCAGCGCCAGGAGTTCAAGGACGCGTGA
- a CDS encoding heme-degrading domain-containing protein — MGTHQMTPKFTPEITPTLEELQAQERRLVFRQFTNDDAWQLGSLLVELARERQAPVAVDIHRAGQQLFHAALPGSTPDNDAWIARKRRVVERFGASSYLVGSRYRAKGTTFEDSSRLDPDEYAAHGGSFPINVEGVGIIGAVTVSGLPQLEDHRFVVEALEQFLEKYLR, encoded by the coding sequence ATGGGAACCCACCAGATGACCCCGAAGTTCACCCCGGAGATCACCCCGACCCTGGAGGAGCTCCAGGCCCAGGAACGGCGGCTGGTCTTCCGCCAGTTCACGAACGACGACGCGTGGCAGCTCGGCTCACTGCTGGTGGAGCTGGCCCGCGAGCGCCAGGCGCCGGTCGCCGTCGACATCCACCGGGCCGGCCAGCAGCTCTTCCATGCGGCCCTGCCCGGTTCGACTCCCGACAACGACGCCTGGATCGCCCGCAAACGCCGGGTGGTGGAGCGCTTCGGCGCCTCCTCCTACCTGGTGGGCTCCCGCTACCGCGCCAAGGGCACCACGTTCGAGGACTCCTCCCGCCTTGACCCCGACGAGTACGCGGCGCACGGCGGCTCCTTCCCGATCAACGTGGAGGGCGTCGGCATCATCGGCGCGGTGACGGTGTCGGGCCTGCCCCAGCTGGAGGACCACCGGTTCGTGGTGGAAGCACTGGAACAGTTCCTGGAGAAGTACCTGCGCTGA